One Thermodesulfovibrionia bacterium genomic window, TTATGTACTTATGCTTGGATTAACTGACTTTCTTGATGCATATCCAGCGCAGCTTTCAGGTGGAATGCAAGCGAGGGTTGCCATCGCTCGTGCTTTTTCATATGAACCTAAGCTGTTGCTTCTTGACGAGCCATTTGGTGCTCTTGACAGCATGACTCGCACAGCTATGAATACTTTATTGTTGAATCTATTAAACCAAAATTCATCTATTACTACTGTACTAGTTACGCATTCAATAGAGGAGGCAATTTATTTGGCTGATAGAGTCATTGTTCTTTCTGATAGACCAGCTGATATTCTTTGGAATGAACAGATTTTGATGGAAAAACCTCGTAATTTAGCAACGCGTAACAGTCAGGACTTTCTTAAATATCATAGAGAAGTTGAGCAGGTTGTGTTTGGCAATGGATTAAAGTTGAATAGTCACGGAGACTTTTCCTTAAAATACGAAAAACGGAGGTTTAACAAATGATTAAGAAAGAAAAAAAACTAGGTGTTAAGGTTATCGGAACTTTTTTAGGTATTACTTTTGTTCTGCTTACGTTTCTGTTTATATCGGGCTGTGATTTATCGAAACAGAGTGGGAAGAATGAAGCCCCCAAGAAAAAGGTCAGCTTAAGGCTACGGTGGATTCCGCAATCACAATTCGCTGGTATATATTGGGCTCAGGAGAAGGGACTTTTTGCCAAAGAGGGCCTCGATGTAACGATAGTTCCTGGAGGTCCTGGAATCAATATTATGCAGTTGATTGGCTCAGGCGCGGAAGATATGGGTATTTGCGCCTCTGCCCAAGTCATTGAAGCAAGAGATA contains:
- a CDS encoding ATP-binding cassette domain-containing protein; translated protein: MSYIVEMNEVSMAYRGPNGSPIEVLKKFNLSVEPGTFLAILGPSGCGKTTILNLIGSLIKETSGRINVIGKSPEDALRERAFSFVFQNPVLLPWRTVRENVALAGEIFHDENIVKRAENYVLMLGLTDFLDAYPAQLSGGMQARVAIARAFSYEPKLLLLDEPFGALDSMTRTAMNTLLLNLLNQNSSITTVLVTHSIEEAIYLADRVIVLSDRPADILWNEQILMEKPRNLATRNSQDFLKYHREVEQVVFGNGLKLNSHGDFSLKYEKRRFNK